Proteins co-encoded in one Lysobacter solisilvae genomic window:
- the pabC gene encoding aminodeoxychorismate lyase — MSVRIFSGGQRIESIPADDRGLAYGDGIFETMRAHGGELPWWDAHWQRLAHGAQRLGFPAPRQALVREQAQAMLEGGDGVLKLLVTRGSGARGYAPGVATPPTWVLSLHSLPPAPAQGLCLRWCQTRLSLQPALAGLKHCNRLEQVLARAEWNGSTGNPDPADEGLMRSTEGDVVCATAANLFVLQEGRWTTPPVDRCGVAGVCRGWLLAHADVREKRLSVTDVETAQAVFLCNAVRGILPVARLGAARTWPAHPLVAELQARLADAHPGFGRH; from the coding sequence ATGAGCGTGCGCATCTTCAGCGGCGGCCAGCGGATCGAATCGATTCCGGCCGACGATCGCGGACTGGCCTACGGCGACGGCATCTTCGAGACCATGCGCGCCCATGGCGGCGAGCTGCCCTGGTGGGATGCGCACTGGCAGCGCCTCGCACACGGCGCGCAACGCCTGGGCTTTCCGGCACCGCGCCAGGCGCTGGTGCGGGAGCAGGCGCAGGCCATGCTGGAAGGCGGCGACGGCGTGCTCAAGCTGCTGGTCACCCGCGGCAGCGGTGCGCGCGGCTATGCCCCCGGTGTGGCGACCCCGCCGACCTGGGTGCTTTCCCTGCATTCCCTGCCACCGGCGCCAGCCCAGGGCCTGTGCCTGCGCTGGTGCCAGACGCGCCTGTCGCTGCAGCCGGCGCTGGCCGGGCTCAAGCACTGCAACCGCCTGGAGCAGGTGCTGGCGCGCGCCGAATGGAATGGTTCGACGGGAAACCCGGATCCGGCCGATGAAGGCCTGATGCGCAGCACCGAAGGCGACGTGGTCTGCGCCACGGCGGCCAACCTGTTCGTGCTGCAGGAAGGGCGGTGGACGACGCCGCCGGTGGACCGCTGCGGCGTGGCCGGCGTGTGCCGCGGCTGGCTGCTGGCCCACGCCGACGTCCGCGAGAAGCGCCTGAGCGTGACCGACGTCGAGACCGCGCAGGCGGTTTTCCTGTGCAATGCGGTGCGGGGTATCCTGCCGGTGGCCCGCCTGGGGGCGGCCCGTACCTGGCCTGCGCACCCGCTCGTGGCGGAACTTCAGGCGCGGCTGGCCGACGCCCATCCCGGCTTTGGCCGGCACTGA
- a CDS encoding ArnT family glycosyltransferase: MREDGVGQRGLREEGRADIARPGLRGHAGDIALTDDAGFQRQLFWALWAGVLLLKLIVAARLPLFVDEAFYWQEGQHLAAAYSDLPGLTAWLTRLGVALGGEHPFALRAPFLVIAALVPLLMVRITAREFGPRHGWQAGCFALLLPLAGTLGLLALPDAMMALATLLCVDAGARLLREVSAASALELALGLTLGALSHYRFIAVIGVGFIALLLLADGRNALRDVRVWIAIALGASAWTPLVAWNLGNADAGLRFQLVDRHPWAFHADGIAFIAIQALLVTPLLFAALAHASWRGRHGALPATRYLALLGGLVVLGFFTLGFFADTERVSFHWPLPGYLALIPLLPGVLALWPRPLRAATWLLAALGLLAMLGYYVAASTPQTRARAAAEKWYPANFAGWDELADAVRRQRERMPPGTRVIADNFKVGAELGFALSDADIPVLDHPLNHKHGRAPQLDLWGLSHRGGTDWSASPTLLVVGVTEVSYKHLLDRYHALCDMVGPLPPPTMLNVDHGRQRFALFALDRRREGPCTTPAMAWIDAPAGAATVGRKFEVTGWAFKDGVGLERVEILIDGRPVASADYGREYAGLQKDWPPSNDPQHPYVGFAAPVDLEAVESIGPGRHWLGLRLHGRDGSIEDWSEQPLQLR, translated from the coding sequence ATGAGGGAGGACGGAGTGGGACAGCGCGGACTTCGGGAAGAAGGGCGGGCGGACATCGCGCGACCGGGGCTGCGCGGGCACGCCGGCGACATCGCGCTGACCGACGATGCCGGCTTCCAGCGGCAGCTGTTCTGGGCCTTGTGGGCCGGCGTGCTGCTGCTCAAGCTGATCGTCGCCGCGCGCCTGCCGCTGTTCGTCGACGAGGCCTTCTACTGGCAGGAAGGCCAGCACCTGGCCGCCGCCTATTCCGATCTTCCGGGCCTGACCGCGTGGCTGACGCGCCTGGGCGTGGCGCTGGGTGGCGAGCACCCGTTCGCGCTGCGCGCTCCGTTCCTGGTCATCGCCGCGCTGGTGCCGCTGCTGATGGTGCGCATCACCGCGCGCGAATTCGGTCCCCGGCACGGCTGGCAGGCCGGTTGCTTCGCCCTGCTGCTGCCACTGGCCGGCACGCTGGGCCTGCTGGCGCTGCCCGACGCGATGATGGCGCTGGCCACGCTGCTGTGCGTGGACGCGGGCGCGCGACTGCTGCGCGAGGTCAGCGCTGCCAGCGCACTGGAGCTGGCGCTGGGACTGACGCTGGGCGCACTGAGCCACTACCGCTTCATCGCGGTGATCGGCGTGGGCTTCATCGCCCTGCTGCTGCTCGCCGACGGACGCAACGCGCTGCGCGACGTGCGCGTGTGGATCGCCATCGCCCTGGGGGCGTCGGCGTGGACGCCGCTGGTGGCATGGAACCTGGGCAATGCCGATGCGGGCCTGCGCTTCCAGCTGGTCGACCGCCATCCGTGGGCGTTCCATGCCGACGGCATCGCCTTCATCGCGATCCAGGCCCTGCTGGTGACGCCGCTGCTGTTCGCCGCGCTGGCGCACGCTAGCTGGCGCGGCCGGCACGGTGCATTGCCGGCGACGCGCTACCTGGCGCTGCTGGGTGGCCTGGTGGTGCTGGGGTTCTTCACCCTGGGCTTCTTCGCCGACACCGAGCGGGTGAGTTTCCACTGGCCGCTGCCGGGCTACCTGGCGCTGATCCCGCTGCTGCCTGGCGTGCTGGCGCTGTGGCCGCGTCCGCTGCGCGCCGCAACGTGGCTGCTCGCCGCCCTGGGCCTGCTGGCCATGCTGGGCTACTACGTGGCCGCCTCGACGCCGCAGACGCGCGCGCGGGCCGCGGCGGAGAAGTGGTACCCGGCCAACTTCGCCGGCTGGGACGAACTGGCCGACGCGGTGCGCCGCCAGCGCGAGCGCATGCCGCCGGGCACGCGCGTGATCGCCGACAACTTCAAGGTGGGCGCCGAACTGGGCTTCGCGCTGTCGGACGCGGACATCCCGGTGCTGGACCATCCGCTCAACCACAAGCACGGCCGCGCGCCGCAGCTGGACCTGTGGGGACTTTCGCACCGCGGCGGCACCGACTGGAGCGCATCGCCGACGCTGCTGGTCGTGGGCGTGACCGAGGTGTCGTACAAGCACCTGCTCGACCGCTACCACGCCCTGTGCGACATGGTCGGCCCGCTGCCGCCGCCGACCATGCTCAACGTGGACCACGGGCGCCAGCGTTTCGCGCTGTTCGCGCTCGACCGGCGCCGCGAGGGGCCGTGCACCACCCCGGCCATGGCCTGGATCGATGCGCCCGCCGGCGCCGCCACCGTGGGCCGGAAGTTCGAAGTGACCGGCTGGGCGTTCAAGGACGGCGTGGGGCTGGAGCGGGTGGAGATCCTGATCGACGGGCGCCCGGTCGCCAGCGCCGACTACGGCCGCGAATACGCCGGCCTGCAGAAGGACTGGCCGCCCAGCAACGATCCGCAGCACCCCTACGTCGGGTTCGCCGCGCCGGTGGACCTGGAGGCAGTGGAGAGCATCGGCCCCGGACGCCACTGGCTGGGCCTGCGCCTGCATGGTCGCGATGGCAGCATCGAGGACTGGTCCGAGCAGCCGCTGCAGCTGCGTTGA
- the fabG gene encoding 3-oxoacyl-ACP reductase FabG: protein MSNLPLAGEIALVTGASRGIGAAIADELAAQGATVVGTATSESGAQAIAARLAAHGGHGRVVDVGDAASIDALLDGVAKDVGPISILVNNAGITRDNLLMRMKDEDWQAILDTNLTSVYRTSKAVMRAMMKARKGRIINIASVVGVTGNAGQTNYAAAKAGIIAFSKSLAKEIGSRGVTVNVVAPGYIATDMTRDLPEDAKQALMNQIALGRLGEPADIARAVAFLAGPAAAYITGETLHVNGGMYMP from the coding sequence ATGAGCAACCTTCCCTTGGCGGGCGAAATCGCCCTGGTGACCGGCGCCAGCCGCGGCATCGGCGCGGCGATCGCCGACGAACTGGCCGCGCAGGGCGCGACCGTGGTCGGTACCGCGACTTCCGAATCGGGCGCCCAGGCCATTGCCGCGCGGCTGGCCGCGCACGGCGGCCACGGCCGGGTGGTCGACGTGGGCGACGCGGCGTCCATCGACGCGCTGCTCGACGGCGTGGCCAAGGACGTCGGCCCGATTTCGATCCTGGTCAACAACGCCGGCATCACCCGCGACAACCTGCTGATGCGGATGAAGGACGAGGACTGGCAGGCCATCCTCGACACCAACCTCACCAGCGTCTACCGCACCTCCAAGGCCGTCATGCGCGCGATGATGAAGGCGCGCAAGGGCCGCATCATCAACATCGCCTCCGTGGTCGGCGTCACCGGCAATGCCGGCCAGACCAACTACGCCGCGGCCAAGGCCGGCATCATCGCCTTCAGCAAGTCGCTGGCCAAGGAGATCGGCTCGCGCGGCGTCACCGTCAATGTGGTGGCGCCGGGCTACATCGCCACCGACATGACGCGCGACCTGCCCGAGGATGCCAAGCAGGCGCTGATGAACCAGATCGCGCTGGGCCGCCTGGGCGAACCGGCCGACATCGCCCGCGCGGTGGCCTTCCTGGCCGGACCGGCGGCGGCCTACATCACCGGCGAGACCCTGCACGTCAACGGCGGCATGTACATGCCGTGA
- a CDS encoding aminodeoxychorismate synthase component I, with the protein MLLTRALPPTLDLLRLHRLAPQRYPLLLESSAHGTAQGRWDLLLIADGPCLRLDRDGHTRDQDGQVLEGDFLDLLDAQWRQLQTTRDEPRWPFRGGWALWLGYELARQVEPVLELPPAAGCAPVALALRCPAAILRDHATGECVAVAEPAHAALLDALAADVPAGVALPDLPAWSRPCAVEEDEASRYVDGVQRVIDYLRAGDVFQVNLSRAWRAQFEDGLDPAALFERLRTHNPAPFAGVFAQAGWAVVSASPERLVSVRGDLVETRPIAGTRARFPGDDDAARIQELVGHPKERAEHVMLIDLERNDLGRVCTAGSVEVDELMTVESYAHVHHIVSNVRGRLRPGTAPGEVIRAVFPGGTITGCPKVRCMQIIAELEGEGRGAYTGAMGWLNRDGDMDLNILIRSAELARGAATGDVLHFRTGAGIVADSVPQRELDETRAKARGMLRALGLDA; encoded by the coding sequence ATGCTGCTGACCCGCGCCCTGCCGCCCACGCTCGACCTGCTGCGCCTGCATCGCCTGGCGCCGCAACGCTATCCGCTGCTGCTGGAGTCCAGCGCCCACGGCACCGCGCAGGGCCGCTGGGACCTGCTGCTGATTGCCGACGGCCCCTGCCTGCGGCTGGATCGCGACGGCCATACGCGCGACCAGGACGGGCAGGTCCTCGAAGGAGATTTCCTCGACCTGCTCGATGCGCAGTGGCGGCAGCTGCAGACCACCCGCGACGAACCGCGCTGGCCGTTCCGCGGCGGCTGGGCGCTGTGGCTGGGCTACGAACTGGCCCGCCAGGTCGAGCCGGTTCTGGAACTGCCGCCGGCCGCCGGCTGCGCACCGGTGGCCCTGGCCCTGCGCTGTCCCGCCGCGATCCTGCGCGACCACGCCACGGGCGAATGCGTCGCCGTGGCCGAACCCGCGCATGCCGCGCTGCTCGACGCGCTGGCCGCCGACGTTCCGGCGGGCGTCGCGCTGCCGGACTTGCCGGCCTGGTCCCGGCCCTGCGCCGTGGAGGAGGACGAAGCCTCGCGTTATGTCGATGGCGTGCAGCGGGTGATCGACTACCTGCGCGCGGGCGACGTCTTCCAGGTGAACCTGTCGCGCGCCTGGCGCGCGCAGTTCGAAGATGGCCTGGATCCGGCGGCGCTGTTCGAGCGCCTGCGCACGCACAATCCCGCGCCTTTCGCCGGCGTGTTCGCCCAGGCCGGGTGGGCGGTGGTGAGCGCGTCGCCCGAACGGCTGGTGTCGGTGCGCGGCGACCTGGTCGAAACCCGTCCGATCGCCGGCACGCGCGCGCGCTTTCCCGGTGACGACGACGCGGCACGGATCCAGGAACTGGTCGGCCACCCGAAGGAACGCGCCGAGCACGTGATGCTGATCGACCTGGAACGCAACGACCTGGGCCGCGTCTGCACCGCGGGCAGCGTGGAAGTGGACGAGCTGATGACGGTGGAGAGCTACGCGCACGTGCACCACATCGTCAGCAACGTGCGAGGCCGCCTGCGGCCTGGCACGGCGCCGGGCGAGGTGATCCGGGCCGTGTTTCCCGGCGGCACGATCACCGGCTGCCCGAAGGTCCGCTGCATGCAGATCATCGCCGAGCTCGAAGGCGAAGGCCGCGGCGCCTACACAGGTGCGATGGGCTGGCTCAACCGCGACGGCGACATGGATCTCAACATCCTGATCCGCAGCGCCGAACTGGCACGCGGCGCTGCGACGGGCGACGTCCTGCACTTCCGCACCGGCGCGGGCATCGTGGCCGACTCGGTGCCGCAGCGTGAGCTGGACGAAACCCGCGCCAAGGCGCGCGGGATGCTGCGGGCCCTGGGCCTGGACGCATGA
- the fabD gene encoding ACP S-malonyltransferase, with protein sequence MLGELSAQHGLVREAFAEASQGAQVDLWSLSQDGPEDQLNRTEFTQPALLAAGVAAWRVWLDQGGARPSVMAGHSLGEYAALVAAGALTLHDGARLVRLRGQLMQEAAPAGTGAMAAVLGAEDALVLEVCKAASGDEIVVPANFNSPGQIVIGGHAAAVDRALALLAERGVRKAVKLAVSVPSHTPLMREAANRLAEAMNDIAWRAPTLPVVQNVDAEVHDGTDAIRGALVRQLYLPVQWTGCVEALAARGVTRVVECGPGKVLAGLVKRIDKSLDARAIGTSADFAYALTEFKA encoded by the coding sequence ATGCTGGGCGAATTGTCGGCGCAGCATGGCCTGGTGCGCGAAGCATTCGCCGAAGCCAGCCAGGGCGCGCAGGTCGACCTGTGGTCGCTGTCCCAGGACGGTCCGGAAGACCAGCTCAACCGCACTGAATTCACCCAGCCCGCGCTGCTCGCGGCCGGCGTCGCCGCCTGGCGCGTGTGGCTCGACCAGGGTGGCGCGCGTCCGTCGGTCATGGCCGGCCACAGCCTGGGCGAATACGCGGCCCTGGTCGCGGCCGGTGCGCTCACGCTGCACGACGGTGCGCGCCTGGTCCGCCTGCGCGGCCAGCTGATGCAGGAAGCCGCGCCCGCCGGCACCGGTGCGATGGCCGCGGTGCTCGGCGCCGAGGACGCGCTGGTGCTGGAGGTGTGCAAGGCCGCATCGGGCGACGAGATCGTGGTGCCGGCGAACTTCAACTCGCCCGGCCAGATCGTGATCGGTGGCCACGCGGCCGCCGTCGACCGCGCGCTGGCGCTGCTGGCCGAGCGCGGCGTCCGCAAGGCGGTGAAGCTGGCGGTGAGCGTGCCTTCGCACACGCCGCTGATGCGCGAAGCCGCCAACCGCCTGGCCGAAGCCATGAACGACATCGCCTGGCGCGCGCCGACGCTGCCGGTGGTGCAGAACGTGGACGCCGAAGTGCACGACGGCACCGACGCGATCCGCGGCGCGCTGGTGCGCCAGCTGTACCTGCCCGTCCAGTGGACCGGCTGCGTGGAGGCGCTGGCGGCGCGCGGCGTCACCCGCGTGGTCGAGTGCGGCCCCGGCAAGGTGCTGGCGGGCCTGGTCAAGCGCATCGACAAGTCGCTCGATGCGCGCGCGATCGGAACGAGCGCGGACTTCGCGTACGCATTGACGGAGTTCAAGGCATGA
- the fabF gene encoding beta-ketoacyl-ACP synthase II codes for MSKRRVVVTGMGTVSPLGNDLASTWDGIVNGRSGIGPITHFDPAPFTTRIAGLVKDFDITRWVNPKDARKMDEFIHYGVAASLMALDDAGLTIDDSNAERVGALIGSGIGGLLGIEEQTIKYHEGGVRKISPFYVPSTIINMLPGQVSLITGAKGPNFSAVSACATSNHSIGMAMRMIQYGDADVMIAGGAERGSSPTSVGGFCSMKAMSTRNDDPTRASRPWDRERDGFVLGDGAGILILEEYEHAKARGARIYCELAGFGASSDAFHMTAPSENGEGPARCMAMAFKDAGVTPEQIGYLNAHGTSTPLGDLAETLAIKRALGDAAYKTMVSSTKSMTGHLLGAAGGVEAIFTVLAMYHGIIPPTINLDEPGEGCDLDYVPHTARQAKVDVVVSNGFGFGGTNGTLVFKRL; via the coding sequence ATGTCCAAAAGACGCGTAGTGGTAACGGGTATGGGCACGGTCTCGCCGCTGGGCAACGACCTGGCGAGCACGTGGGACGGCATCGTCAACGGCCGCTCCGGCATCGGCCCCATCACCCATTTCGATCCCGCCCCGTTCACGACCCGCATCGCGGGCCTGGTGAAGGACTTCGACATCACCCGCTGGGTGAACCCGAAGGACGCCAGGAAGATGGACGAGTTCATCCACTACGGCGTCGCCGCCTCGCTGATGGCGCTGGACGACGCCGGGCTGACCATCGACGACTCCAACGCCGAACGCGTCGGCGCGCTGATCGGTTCGGGCATCGGCGGCCTGCTGGGCATCGAGGAACAGACCATCAAGTACCACGAAGGCGGCGTGCGCAAGATCTCGCCGTTCTACGTGCCCAGCACCATCATCAACATGCTGCCCGGCCAGGTGTCGCTGATCACCGGCGCCAAGGGCCCCAATTTCTCCGCCGTCTCGGCCTGCGCCACGTCGAACCATTCGATCGGCATGGCGATGCGCATGATCCAGTACGGCGATGCCGACGTGATGATCGCCGGCGGCGCCGAGCGCGGTTCCTCGCCGACCTCGGTCGGCGGTTTCTGCTCGATGAAGGCGATGTCCACCCGCAACGACGATCCCACGCGGGCCTCGCGTCCGTGGGACCGCGAGCGCGACGGCTTCGTGCTCGGCGACGGCGCCGGCATCCTCATCCTGGAAGAGTACGAACACGCCAAGGCCCGCGGCGCGCGCATCTACTGCGAGCTGGCCGGCTTCGGCGCGTCCTCCGACGCGTTCCACATGACCGCGCCGAGCGAGAACGGCGAAGGCCCGGCCCGCTGCATGGCGATGGCGTTCAAGGACGCCGGCGTGACGCCCGAGCAGATCGGCTACCTCAACGCGCACGGCACTTCCACGCCGCTGGGCGACTTGGCCGAGACGCTGGCGATCAAGCGCGCGCTGGGCGATGCCGCCTACAAGACGATGGTGTCCTCGACCAAGTCGATGACCGGCCACCTGCTGGGCGCCGCCGGCGGCGTCGAGGCGATCTTCACCGTGCTCGCGATGTACCACGGCATCATCCCGCCGACGATCAACCTCGACGAACCCGGCGAAGGCTGCGACTTGGACTACGTGCCGCACACGGCGCGCCAGGCCAAGGTCGACGTCGTGGTTTCGAACGGCTTCGGCTTCGGCGGCACCAACGGGACGCTGGTGTTCAAGCGCCTGTGA
- a CDS encoding beta-ketoacyl-ACP synthase III: MTQQVFARIAGTGSYLPEKCLTNDELAKLVDTSDEWIAARTGIRQRHIAAEGEFTSDLGYHAAVRALEAAGVDAKELDLIVVGTTTPDLIFPSTACLIQHRLGADGCPAFDVNAACSGFVYALTVADKFIRSGAAKTALVIGAETLTRMVDWSDRTTCVLFGDGAGAVVLKADTETGILSTHMHADGGKKELLWNPVGVSVGFKPGEPNAGVRIHMSGNDVFKHAVKALDSVVEETLEANGLDRHAIDWLIPHQANLRIIEATAKRLDMPMERVVVTVDRHGNTSSGSVPLALDEAVRSGKVQRGQLLLLEAFGGGFTWGSALLRY; the protein is encoded by the coding sequence ATGACCCAGCAAGTGTTCGCGCGCATCGCAGGTACCGGCAGCTACCTGCCGGAAAAATGCCTGACCAACGACGAACTGGCCAAGCTCGTCGATACCAGCGACGAGTGGATCGCGGCGCGCACCGGCATCCGCCAGCGCCACATCGCCGCCGAAGGCGAGTTCACCAGCGACCTGGGCTACCACGCCGCCGTGCGCGCGCTGGAAGCCGCCGGCGTCGACGCGAAGGAACTCGACCTCATCGTCGTCGGCACGACCACGCCGGACCTCATCTTCCCGTCCACCGCCTGCCTCATCCAGCACCGCCTGGGCGCGGACGGCTGCCCGGCCTTCGACGTCAACGCCGCCTGCTCCGGCTTCGTCTACGCGCTCACGGTGGCCGACAAGTTCATCCGTTCGGGCGCGGCGAAGACCGCGCTGGTGATCGGCGCGGAAACCCTCACGCGCATGGTGGACTGGAGCGACCGCACCACCTGCGTGCTGTTCGGCGACGGCGCCGGCGCGGTGGTCCTCAAGGCCGATACCGAAACCGGCATCCTCAGCACGCACATGCACGCCGATGGCGGCAAGAAGGAACTGCTGTGGAACCCGGTCGGCGTGTCGGTCGGCTTCAAGCCGGGCGAGCCGAATGCCGGTGTGCGCATCCACATGAGCGGCAACGACGTGTTCAAGCACGCCGTCAAGGCGCTCGACTCGGTGGTGGAGGAAACGCTCGAGGCCAATGGCCTGGACCGCCACGCCATCGACTGGCTGATTCCGCACCAGGCCAACCTGCGCATCATCGAAGCCACGGCCAAGCGCCTGGACATGCCGATGGAGCGCGTGGTGGTGACCGTCGACCGCCACGGCAACACCTCGTCCGGCTCGGTGCCGCTGGCGCTGGACGAAGCCGTGCGTTCGGGCAAGGTGCAGCGCGGCCAGCTGCTGCTGCTGGAAGCCTTCGGCGGCGGTTTCACGTGGGGCTCGGCGCTGCTGCGCTATTGA
- the rpmF gene encoding 50S ribosomal protein L32 — translation MAVQKSRVTPSKRGMRRAHDALSPKQLATDPTTGETHLRHHVTADGYYRGKKVIDTKTTVADEE, via the coding sequence ATGGCAGTCCAGAAGTCCCGCGTTACCCCGTCCAAGCGTGGCATGCGCCGTGCCCACGATGCCCTGTCGCCCAAGCAGTTGGCGACCGACCCGACCACCGGTGAGACCCACCTGCGCCACCACGTGACCGCCGACGGTTACTACCGTGGCAAGAAGGTCATCGACACCAAGACCACGGTGGCCGACGAGGAGTGA
- a CDS encoding YceD family protein, with amino-acid sequence MSAGLPPQQRVPDVLDAWRMVAARRGVEGRLPLSALTRLGGSLLDSDGDVRFALDFDRDALQVPYVELRIEAQLPLVCQRSMERFLLPVSIVQRLGLIRDEADEAALPEGYEPLLVPEDGMLRTADLVEDELILAVPVVPVSPSSEAVEHDWPVTQAEQEEQAQDRPNPFAALSALKSKPNN; translated from the coding sequence ATGTCAGCTGGCTTGCCACCTCAGCAGCGGGTACCCGACGTTCTGGATGCCTGGCGCATGGTGGCGGCGCGGCGCGGTGTCGAAGGACGCCTGCCGCTGTCGGCCCTGACGAGGTTGGGGGGAAGCCTCCTCGATTCGGACGGCGATGTCCGCTTCGCGCTCGATTTCGACCGCGACGCGCTGCAGGTGCCCTACGTCGAGTTGCGCATCGAAGCCCAGCTGCCGCTGGTGTGCCAGCGCAGCATGGAACGTTTCCTCCTGCCGGTATCGATCGTGCAGCGTCTTGGACTCATCCGTGATGAGGCGGACGAGGCCGCGCTGCCGGAAGGCTACGAACCATTGCTGGTGCCGGAGGACGGCATGCTGCGGACCGCCGACCTGGTCGAGGACGAACTCATCCTCGCCGTCCCGGTGGTGCCAGTGAGCCCTTCCAGCGAGGCGGTGGAGCACGACTGGCCCGTCACGCAGGCCGAACAGGAAGAACAGGCGCAGGACCGGCCCAATCCATTTGCCGCCCTGTCGGCGTTGAAGTCCAAACCGAACAACTGA
- the acpP gene encoding acyl carrier protein translates to MSSIEERVKKIVVEQLGVKEEEVTNNASFVDDLGADSLDTVELVMALEEEFECEIPDEEAEKITSVQQAIDYIKAHVKA, encoded by the coding sequence ATGAGCAGCATCGAAGAGCGCGTCAAGAAGATCGTCGTCGAACAACTCGGCGTGAAGGAAGAGGAAGTCACCAACAACGCTTCGTTCGTCGACGACTTGGGCGCAGACTCGCTCGACACGGTCGAGCTGGTGATGGCCCTCGAAGAAGAGTTCGAGTGCGAGATCCCGGACGAGGAAGCCGAGAAGATCACCTCGGTGCAGCAGGCGATCGACTACATCAAGGCGCACGTCAAGGCCTGA
- the mltG gene encoding endolytic transglycosylase MltG — protein MGRTSKRSFGGFLLLLLVVVAVGGFLAYQRFTAFADRPLAGIDPGESVVVASGDNLGSVLRKLREIDVETGEALQWRLLARQLQAAGKLQIGEYPLDAGTTPRQLLRAMRDGRVVQRRFTIVEGWNIRELRAALARARPLAQETATLDDAALMAALGKPGQHPEGRFLPETYLYTSGDSDLEVLRRAHKAMEEALAAAWDKRHDGSVLKSPDEMLTLASIVEKETGIASERPQIAGLFERRLKIGMLLQTDPTVIYGMGSRYGGNIRKSDLLADTPYNTYTRAGLPPTPIAMPGVAALEAVANPAPGEALYFVAIGDGSGRHLFARTLAEHQANVGRYLRNYRAARNADPATQAR, from the coding sequence GTGGGTCGTACTAGCAAGCGCAGCTTCGGTGGTTTCCTCCTCCTCCTGCTGGTCGTCGTCGCCGTCGGCGGGTTCCTGGCGTACCAGCGCTTCACCGCGTTCGCCGATCGACCGCTGGCGGGCATCGACCCCGGCGAATCGGTCGTGGTGGCTTCGGGCGACAACCTGGGCAGCGTGCTGCGCAAGCTGCGCGAGATCGACGTGGAGACCGGCGAGGCCCTGCAATGGCGCCTGCTGGCCCGCCAGCTCCAGGCCGCAGGCAAGCTGCAGATCGGTGAATATCCGCTCGACGCCGGCACCACGCCGCGGCAGCTGCTGCGCGCCATGCGCGACGGGCGGGTGGTGCAACGCCGCTTCACCATCGTCGAGGGCTGGAACATCCGCGAACTGCGAGCCGCGCTCGCCCGCGCCCGGCCCCTCGCACAGGAAACCGCCACGCTCGACGATGCTGCCCTGATGGCCGCACTGGGCAAGCCTGGTCAGCATCCGGAAGGGCGCTTCCTGCCCGAGACCTACCTGTACACCAGCGGCGACAGCGACCTGGAAGTGCTGCGACGGGCGCACAAGGCGATGGAAGAGGCACTGGCGGCCGCGTGGGACAAGCGCCACGACGGCAGCGTGCTCAAGAGCCCCGACGAGATGCTGACCCTGGCGTCGATCGTAGAGAAGGAAACCGGCATCGCCTCCGAACGCCCGCAGATCGCCGGCCTGTTCGAGCGCCGCCTGAAGATCGGGATGCTGCTGCAGACCGATCCCACGGTGATCTACGGCATGGGCTCGCGCTACGGCGGCAACATCCGCAAGTCCGACCTGCTGGCCGACACGCCCTACAACACCTACACGCGCGCGGGCCTGCCGCCCACGCCGATCGCGATGCCCGGCGTGGCGGCGCTGGAGGCGGTGGCCAACCCGGCGCCTGGCGAGGCGCTGTATTTCGTCGCCATCGGTGACGGCAGCGGCCGCCACCTGTTCGCGCGCACGCTGGCCGAACACCAGGCCAACGTCGGACGCTACCTGCGCAACTACCGCGCCGCGCGCAACGCCGACCCGGCGACGCAGGCCCGATGA